A window of Bacillus toyonensis BCT-7112 genomic DNA:
TTGGTTCCGAGCACTGAATCATCCACCGACTTATTCATTCCTTCTGGCTTCTCTATGTTCGATGACGGACGGTTGTCCACTATTTTCATGAGCATATCCCCTTACAAATAATTTATATAGCAAGTTAAGCTCAATTAATTCACATACCAACCTACAGGCTCGGCATGCTGGTGGATATTGATTTGCTTCGTTTCCATAAAGTGCTCCAGCCCGGCAACACCTAAAGCCCTACCGATTCCACTTTGCTTATACCCGCCCCAAGGACCTTCAACATAAGCAAGATGATAACTATTAATCCAAGTAATTCCCGCACGCAATTTACTAATGACACGTTTTGCTCGGTCCATATCTTCAGTAAATACAGCACCGGCTAATCCATAAATGGAATCATTCGCTTTTTGGATCGCATCTTCCTCATCTTTAAATTTCTGTACAACAAGGACTGGTCCAAAAATCTCTTCCTTAACAATACGCATATCTGCATTTACATCAGCAAAGATTGTTGGTGCGATAAAAAAACCTCGATCAAGCCCATTTTCTGTTAAACGTTTACCACCACAAACTAATTTTGCACCTTCTTCCATTCCACTCTTTATATAATATAAAACGTCATTCATATGAGACTCGGTTGTGAGAGCTCCCATTTCGATATTCTCGCTTTCTCCGTTTCCAACTACAATTTTGTTCGCACGCTCGACCAATCTTTCAACAAACTTATCGTAAATGGTCTCTTGTACAAGCAAACGGGATGCAGCTGAACAAACTTGCCCAGCGTTGTGGAAAATACCAAACATCGCATTATCGACAGCAGTTTCAAAATCCACATCGTCGAACACAATAAGTGGAGATTTCCCCCCTAGTTCCAGTGTAATTTTTTTCATATTGCCCGCGGCTGCTCGCATAATACTTTGACCTGTTTTTGTTCCACCTGTAAAGGCAATTTTGTCAACATCATGGCTCTCTGCAAGCTCATTCCCAACCTTTGAACCAGGTCCCAACACTAAGTTTGCCACTCCGTCTGGAAGCCCAATCTCTTCGATAATTTCAAATAACTTGAATACGCTTACAGGAGTGACGTCAGCAGGTTTAATTACAATTGTATTCCCTGCGGCAAGTGCAGGAGCAATTTGCCAAACAGCTAGCATAAGCGGGAAGTTCCAAGGTACAATCAGTCCACAAACACCAATCGGTTCATGAATAACAATCGTTTCTGAAGAATCATCACGATTGTAAGATTCCTTTTTTATACCTTTAATCAAGTCAGCATAATAGCGGAAGCATTGAACCGATACTGGAATATCTACATAGGTTGTTGCACGAATAACCTTACCGTTATTTGCAGTTTCCAAACGGGCAATTTCAGCTGTCTTCTCTTCAAGACGATCTGCAATCTTATATAGATAATCAGCTCTTTCATCAGCCGATAAATCTGACCAAATTCCGCTGTCAAACGCTTTACGAGCCGCCTTTATTGCTAGTTTCGCATCATCTGCTGATCCATGAGCGGACGTTGCAATAACCTCTTCAGTTGCAGGATTGATAATATTTCGTCTAGCACCCGATAATGCTTCTACCCATTTTCCGTCAATGAACATGTTTATTTCCATAAACACCTCTCCTTTACGCAATAATATCTACCAGCTTGAAACCAATATGTGCTATATTGACCAGCATCGTTTTCTGATTATAGAATGGGAATGTTTTGAGACGTTCCTTTTCAAATCGATATCCACCTGCATTCCCCGTAACGATCCATTGTGCCAATAGCTTACCAAACAATGTTGAGAGAGACGCGCCGTGGCCTGTATAACCAGTTGCAAAATATGCACCTTCTTTAGATTTACCGATAACCGGGAACGTATCAATTGTCACACCGATAAATCCACCCCACCTGTAATCTATCTTGCTTCCTTCTAGTTTTGGCATTATTTTAACCATAGCATCGTACACACTTTGATAAACGGCATCACCTAAGTTCGGACGAATATCACCACCGCCAAATACGATTCGATTATCTGGTGTACGCCTGAAATAGTAAAGGAAACTACTCGTATCAAAAACCATGCGATCTTTAGGAATGACGCTATTCAAAAGTGTTTCTGAAAGCTGTTCAGTAGCAATAATGCGTGCCGAAATTGGCAGTACGCCTTTATTCAATTCAGCCATGATTTTTCCAGAGTAACCATCTGTAGCAACAATAATGTCTTTCGCTGTAACAGTACCTTTTTCTGTAACAACTTTCACACTATTTCGGCCGTACTCAATAGATAATGCTTTCGAATGCTCAAAGATTTTTGCACCAATTGATTTCGCTGCTTCTCCCAAACCAATTGCATAGTTCAGTGGTTGGAATGAGTAACTCGAGTTGTCGACTAAGCAACCATAATATTGCGGGGAATCAATTTCTTGATGCAACTGACTTCGATTAAGCACGCTACATTCATATCCAAAATGTTTGTTTAAGTACTCACTTTCATGTTTCAATCCTTCAAAATGTTTGGCTTTGTAAGCTGCCACAATGTGACCTGTCTTTCTAAAATTACAGTTGATTTGATGCTCGTCGATAATGTTTTTAACTAATTCAACACTAAGCAGAGAAAGATCGTTAAGCTGTCTCGCCTCTTCGGCACCATACTTTTTAGCAAGCTCCTGCATCGTTGACTTATAGCCCGGCAATACCATCCCGCCGTTGCGACCGCTTGCGCCATATCCGATTGTTTCCTGCTCAAGGACAATGACACTCTTTCCTAATTTTTGCAAATGATATGCAGAAGAAAGACCTGTGAAACCTGCGCCAATAATGACAACATCCGCCTCTTCATTTCCTTCAAGAGGTTTTCCTTTATCATAGCTGTTTGCAGTCGCTGTCCACAGAGAGAGCGTATCCATTCGATCCATCTTTTCCATAGCTAATCCTTCTCCTTTCGTGACATGTATGTTACAATACAGTCAAAAATATTCGCAATATTCACTCTTATTGAATTAATAATATGATTTGGAGTTTCCTCCAAGTCAATAGTCATTTAAGAGTTTTTTGAATTCATTTTACGAAAAAAGTGGAGTAACTCCACTTTTTTCATCGGAGGGACACATCTATGAAAATTGGTGCATTTGCAAAACTTTTTCATGTTACGACTGATACCGTTCGTTATTACATTGAACTTGGATTATTAATACCAGACAAAAAAAACACCCAGTATCAAATGAACCAATTGTGTTTCGACGACATGGCTTTTATTACCGAGTTGAAAAAATTTCATTTTTCATTGTTAGAAATCCAACGAATTTTATCGTATCGGCGTGTTACAAGCTTCTCGGACCATGAGGATATCGACTACTACAACAACTTGCTCACTGATAAAAAGAACGAACTGATTCAAAAAAAAGAAGACATATCAAAAGCTATCCAATTGATTGAAAAAGCGGTTCAAACCAGTTCGCCTTCATCCAAAGAAGAGAATATTACAGGAATCCCGCTTGACTTTGTAAATCTGCTCTATTGTCCGAAATGCCAAATTCCCCTTGAAATGAAAGATGTAACGATTAAAAAAGTTTACATTCACACGGGAAGTTTAACTTGTACCTGTGGATACGAAGCAGCTATCGAGGAAGGTATTATCATTACCGCGAACTTGTATGAGACGTCTCCTTATCCATCTTATTTTTACGATAAAGAAACGATTAAAGAGATTAATCCCAAAATGATTAACTTATTTGAAAAAATTAATTTTCAATTTCAAAAAGTTCTACAAAATATAGATTTGAAAAACAAATTAATTGTGGAAACAAACGTTGACGCTTTCGTGTCACTACCTAAATATATCGATGTTCTTGAAACGAGCGCATCCTTTGTATTCAGTGGCTATTCACTTGAGATGCTCAAGAAGGTTCGAAACAGAATTGAGCGTATGAATCCGAAGCCACGCGTCCTTTATATTTTGAATTCCGATTTAAATTTGCCATTGAAACCGCTTAGCATCGATGTTTTTGTCGATAGTTTTTCAGTAACTGATTTTTCATTGCTCAATCCGCAATTCCCCATTCACGTTCTAAAAAACTATTTACATAACAGTTCAACAATTGTCGGCGGATACTCGTATTATGATAGCTCGGCCAAATCCTTGAAAAACATTTCAGGCTTATATCCAAATTCCAACGAGCATATTTTGTATCCCAAATACTTAGAAAAAAATTTATCAGTCAATGGATTTCAAATTACGCAAAGTGAAAATATCGGTTACTGTACAGATCCAGGACCTTATTTCGATTATCATGTAATAGACGAAAAATTCCACATGCTCATGTATTTAGCTAATACGAACAAATAGCATACACCGAAAAGCATGCTAGTTCACAAATGAGTAGCACCTTTGTAGCTAAAATGGTAGTGCGGGTATCAGCACCCGCGCTACCGTTTTCGATTTGCCAATTTCATTCTATCCCCCTCCTAAAATCCCTTTTCCTCCATTGACCAGTCGTAAAAAAAAGCCATCCAACTCGAACGAATTGGATGGCCTTATACTATAAAGAAAATGTTCTATTTGTATTACTTCAATTTTCCCTCAAAAACAATTTTTCTACCACACGGTTCAACTACCGTTTTTCCGTCTTTCTTCACTTCATGAAAAATTGGCTCTTCCATACGACGAGACGGGGCGTATCCTTCTTGTTCCATGCGAGCTAAGCAGTCTGTAATTGCTTCGTTTTCGAGTACTTCAAATTTCTTTTTATTAGGTTGTTTTGTCATGCCCTAACCTACTTTCTATTTTTCTTGATGCGAATTGATTCTTCATGTAGATCATATATACCATTGCGAGAATCCCTATTATAAGCATAACCGCAATAAAAAAGCTTGTATACTGTATTTTTTCTATAAACACGCCTCCTAATACAGGCCCCATAATACTTCCTAAACTAAAGGCGATTCCAGATAATATATTACCTGCTGGTAGTAAGTGTCTCGGTAATAAATCTGTCATAAATCCAAGTCCTAAAGAGAAGCAAGATCCAATGACCATACCAGCTAACAGCATGCAGGCAAAGACTATCCAGTAATATTGATCAAATACGGCCGCAAGTAGAAAAATGCTCGTACCTATGCTGAACGTCCACGTTAATATACGGTCCCTTCCGTATTTATCACTTAATATACCGAGAGGAATTTGTGTAATAATGCCCCCAACTGCAAACGCTGGCAATAAGAAGGAAACTTCCGATACAGACCAACCTTTACGAAGTGCGTATACTGGTAAGTTACTATTTAACATTGCTTCAAGCACACCGTATGCAAGTGGTCCCAGTAATGCAATCCACCCTAATCCAACAACTTGTTTATAACGAGAAAATGATGATTCACTCTTCACTTCTCTTTCATCTTGTGCTGGGAATGCATTTTTCGTTGGGAGTAGTAAAAGCCAACCTATTAAACAAAGTATAGTAGATATGATAAATGGTGTTGCAAGACCGTACTGAACAGTGCTTGCTAAATACGGACCGACGGCAAAACCAATTCCGAAAAATACACCGTATATCGATACTTGTCTACCTATTTTACTCGGATCCGATGTTGTCGTAATCCATGTTTGCGTTCCAACATGAAGCATATGATCTCCGACTCCAACTAGAAATCTAAGGATAAACCATACCCAAAACGAAAATGTTTGTGTAAAAAAGAATAATGAAATAATGACAAAAAACCCACCAATGACGATAATTGGCTTCATTCCAAACTTTTGCATCGGTTTTTCAAGAAACGGTGAAATAACTAATATCCCAATGTATAATGCCGTCGCATGAATACCATTAATACTTGAACTAATCCCTTCTTGTTCAAAAATCATTGCAATGGCAGGTAAGAGCATCCCCTGTGATAAACCTGAGATTGCCACAATCCCAACCATAATCCAAAAAGTAAAACGCATCGACATCCTGTTCCCTCTCCTTCTCACGCTTTCCACTTTTCATTATAAACGGTTTCTTCAAATGCGTGTACGAATATTAACAATAAAAAGAAGCTAAAAGAATGAGCCTTTTAGCTTCTTATCCTTCCCAAACTTGTGCTTTCACATTGTAATGAAAATGTTTAAAATATGGATTTTCATAAAATGAAGGGCCATATAAGTACGGATGTGAATGAGCGATTGGTGGCTGCTGTATTTGTAAAGGAACTACAGCTGGTGAAACTTGCAAATACATCGGGCTTATCATTATTTTTGCATATAAGTGATGATTATATGGCGAATGCGCAATTAAAAACGGTTGATGCACTAGTAATCTCCCCTTTTACCTACAAATGTTATAGTATATGCAATACTTTTGCTTTCGGGGACTATTTCTGTTCTAACCAATTCTCTACATGATTTATAAATACATCTAAACAATCAATAAACGGTGAGTGCCCGCAATCTTCTAACACCTGCAACTTTGCATTTGGCAAATGTTTTGCTAATTCCTCACCGACTACTTGCGGTACGACGTAATCCCTGTCACCTTGTATGACGAGTGTAGGAGTTTTAATACGATGAATTTGTTTATTTCCCTCTACCACACCATTATGTTCATCCGAAATATTAAATGTGATGAGCGCATAATTCACATCTACGAAATTACGCTGCGTTAACATATCATCTAAATACTTCTCATAACGATCCGGTTCCGGTTGATTGTGTGTATATATTAATAGATTCCACACTGTACGATAATATAATTTATTCATATTTTTTATCGCATCTAGTACTGGAGCGATTTGTACGGGATCTTGCGCGATTTCTTCTTTCGTCTTTACTAAACTTGATACGATCGGTTCCCCGTTAATATCTTTTTTAAAGATTGGATAGCCTTTCATCCCTACTGATTCTACTAAAATTAACTTTTCTACAAAAGTTGGGTGACTCGCTGTAAATTGCATCGCAACACCACCGCCCATTGACCATCCCATTAACGAAAACTTCTCTAGCTTTAATTGATCGATAAATAATTTTACATCTTCTGCGAAGTCT
This region includes:
- a CDS encoding NAD(P)/FAD-dependent oxidoreductase, with the protein product MEKMDRMDTLSLWTATANSYDKGKPLEGNEEADVVIIGAGFTGLSSAYHLQKLGKSVIVLEQETIGYGASGRNGGMVLPGYKSTMQELAKKYGAEEARQLNDLSLLSVELVKNIIDEHQINCNFRKTGHIVAAYKAKHFEGLKHESEYLNKHFGYECSVLNRSQLHQEIDSPQYYGCLVDNSSYSFQPLNYAIGLGEAAKSIGAKIFEHSKALSIEYGRNSVKVVTEKGTVTAKDIIVATDGYSGKIMAELNKGVLPISARIIATEQLSETLLNSVIPKDRMVFDTSSFLYYFRRTPDNRIVFGGGDIRPNLGDAVYQSVYDAMVKIMPKLEGSKIDYRWGGFIGVTIDTFPVIGKSKEGAYFATGYTGHGASLSTLFGKLLAQWIVTGNAGGYRFEKERLKTFPFYNQKTMLVNIAHIGFKLVDIIA
- a CDS encoding MFS transporter, with translation MSMRFTFWIMVGIVAISGLSQGMLLPAIAMIFEQEGISSSINGIHATALYIGILVISPFLEKPMQKFGMKPIIVIGGFFVIISLFFFTQTFSFWVWFILRFLVGVGDHMLHVGTQTWITTTSDPSKIGRQVSIYGVFFGIGFAVGPYLASTVQYGLATPFIISTILCLIGWLLLLPTKNAFPAQDEREVKSESSFSRYKQVVGLGWIALLGPLAYGVLEAMLNSNLPVYALRKGWSVSEVSFLLPAFAVGGIITQIPLGILSDKYGRDRILTWTFSIGTSIFLLAAVFDQYYWIVFACMLLAGMVIGSCFSLGLGFMTDLLPRHLLPAGNILSGIAFSLGSIMGPVLGGVFIEKIQYTSFFIAVMLIIGILAMVYMIYMKNQFASRKIESRLGHDKTT
- a CDS encoding alpha/beta fold hydrolase; protein product: MIKPATMEFVSLSNGETIAYQEVGRRNTETLVLIHGNMTSSQHFDLVIEKLQNQYHIYALDLRGFGQSTYNKSIDSLQDFAEDVKLFIDQLKLEKFSLMGWSMGGGVAMQFTASHPTFVEKLILVESVGMKGYPIFKKDINGEPIVSSLVKTKEEIAQDPVQIAPVLDAIKNMNKLYYRTVWNLLIYTHNQPEPDRYEKYLDDMLTQRNFVDVNYALITFNISDEHNGVVEGNKQIHRIKTPTLVIQGDRDYVVPQVVGEELAKHLPNAKLQVLEDCGHSPFIDCLDVFINHVENWLEQK
- a CDS encoding aldehyde dehydrogenase family protein; its protein translation is MEINMFIDGKWVEALSGARRNIINPATEEVIATSAHGSADDAKLAIKAARKAFDSGIWSDLSADERADYLYKIADRLEEKTAEIARLETANNGKVIRATTYVDIPVSVQCFRYYADLIKGIKKESYNRDDSSETIVIHEPIGVCGLIVPWNFPLMLAVWQIAPALAAGNTIVIKPADVTPVSVFKLFEIIEEIGLPDGVANLVLGPGSKVGNELAESHDVDKIAFTGGTKTGQSIMRAAAGNMKKITLELGGKSPLIVFDDVDFETAVDNAMFGIFHNAGQVCSAASRLLVQETIYDKFVERLVERANKIVVGNGESENIEMGALTTESHMNDVLYYIKSGMEEGAKLVCGGKRLTENGLDRGFFIAPTIFADVNADMRIVKEEIFGPVLVVQKFKDEEDAIQKANDSIYGLAGAVFTEDMDRAKRVISKLRAGITWINSYHLAYVEGPWGGYKQSGIGRALGVAGLEHFMETKQINIHQHAEPVGWYVN
- a CDS encoding MerR family transcriptional regulator, which encodes MKIGAFAKLFHVTTDTVRYYIELGLLIPDKKNTQYQMNQLCFDDMAFITELKKFHFSLLEIQRILSYRRVTSFSDHEDIDYYNNLLTDKKNELIQKKEDISKAIQLIEKAVQTSSPSSKEENITGIPLDFVNLLYCPKCQIPLEMKDVTIKKVYIHTGSLTCTCGYEAAIEEGIIITANLYETSPYPSYFYDKETIKEINPKMINLFEKINFQFQKVLQNIDLKNKLIVETNVDAFVSLPKYIDVLETSASFVFSGYSLEMLKKVRNRIERMNPKPRVLYILNSDLNLPLKPLSIDVFVDSFSVTDFSLLNPQFPIHVLKNYLHNSSTIVGGYSYYDSSAKSLKNISGLYPNSNEHILYPKYLEKNLSVNGFQITQSENIGYCTDPGPYFDYHVIDEKFHMLMYLANTNK
- a CDS encoding NETI motif-containing protein, with amino-acid sequence MTKQPNKKKFEVLENEAITDCLARMEQEGYAPSRRMEEPIFHEVKKDGKTVVEPCGRKIVFEGKLK